The Desulfococcus multivorans DNA window GATACTGCTGGCGCTTCTCTTTTATCTTTCCGGATTGTGGAAAACCGGCGGCGGACTTCTGGGTGAAACCGCCGTCAAGGTCGCTCACGCCAAGGTCCACCTCGGCTTTACGGAGGCCTTTGTCCGGGCGGTGGGCTGTAACTGGATGGTTTGTCTGGCGGTTTGGATGGCACTGGCGTCCCGTCAGGTCATCAGCAAGATCTTCGCCGTTTTTTTCCCGATCATGGGGTTCGTGGCCATCGGCTTCGAGCATTGCGTGGCCAACATGTATTTCATTCCCACCGGCATCTTTCTGAGCCATTGGGCGGGGATCGTGCCCGCCGGCGTGGACGTGGGCACGCTGACGTGGACGGCGTTCCTGGTGGACAATCTCGTCCCGGTAACCATCGGCAATACCGTGGGCGGCGTTGTTTTTGTCGGGCTGGGGTATTGGGGGGCCTATCTGCGACCGATCCTGCAGCCGGCAAGATGACGCATGTAGGCTGAAGACTGAAGGCTGAAGGCTGAAAGGGGATCAGCGGTCCGTTCGTCATCGGCGCACCCCTATAGCCTGCAGCCTTCAGCCTTTCATGGGAGTGAACGGTCATCGTCATCAAAGTTGAAACTCAACTTTCGACTTTCACAGGCCGGCCCCGCTATCCAATCGCCGTCATCGAGGTTTCGTCAAGGATAAAGTCATATTTGCGCGGATCCGGCAGGTGTCCGGGAAAAACACAGCGGGAACTTTCAGTGCGGTTGATGCAAATGCAATTATTGACAGGATATCCGATCTTCTTTATAGTCCGGAAGAGTTATTTCAGCAGGATGCCCGCTCAACTGGCGGGAATGTGCCGGCGGCAAGCGTTTACGGTGAAGGTGGATGAAAAACATGGATCAGGAGAAAACACCGATCAGGCTCAAGGGTGTCGGAAAAAACCTCTGTATCATCGTCGATCCCACGGAAAGCAATGAAGATCTTATTCAAGAGATCACCAGACTTCTCAGTGAGTTGAAAGAGCAGGTGATTGACGGCGCCGTCACCATCGATGTCGGCGAAGGGCATGATGAGTTGTTTGACACACTCGGAACCTATATAAAAGACACTTACGGCGTGAGTTCGATTATACGCGCTGAGAAAAAAAACAGGATTGTCAAACGGTCGATTCTTCCGGAAGAGCGCATGCGAATTCGGGACATGGAGCAATCCTGGCATCATCACAGCACGGATGTGCTCATGTTGGCCGGCCGGGTGAGATCGGGCCAGCGGGTCGTCGCTGAAAGGCATCTGATCATCATGGGGGATGTCAACCCCGGCGCCGAGGTGATCGCCGGGGGAGACGTGGTTATTCTGGGGAGTCTGATGG harbors:
- the minC gene encoding septum site-determining protein MinC, with product MKNMDQEKTPIRLKGVGKNLCIIVDPTESNEDLIQEITRLLSELKEQVIDGAVTIDVGEGHDELFDTLGTYIKDTYGVSSIIRAEKKNRIVKRSILPEERMRIRDMEQSWHHHSTDVLMLAGRVRSGQRVVAERHLIIMGDVNPGAEVIAGGDVVILGSLMGTAIAGQPENEKNIVFALDFRPTQIQIGSFVAAGLPSSPEKIAEFAHVENGTIVVDNYLEVNPFGRLPWPQVR